The Capsicum annuum cultivar UCD-10X-F1 chromosome 1, UCD10Xv1.1, whole genome shotgun sequence sequence TAATATCCTATTGCACCAAAACTTTATCCATTTGTTTAGAGTAACTCTTGGATTAGAAGCTTCTTCTTCTTGAATATGTTGGAAAACTACACataaaaattcacaagaacaagGGATAAATCTCTCATGATTTTCATCAACACCTATAAGCTCCATTGCTTTAGGCACTACTTCTTCATAAGGAAGACCTCTGATGGGCAAGCCTCCAATCTTGTATAAGTCCCAAAGGGATATGGATAGCTCTCCAGCTGAAGTAATCAATGTATTAATAGTTGGACACCAAACCTCAAGGAATGCCTGTAATATGTTCGAGTTTTGATCATATGTAAACAATGAAGCATAAATGGCATCATATATTTTTGCTGCCTTCAAGGTTTGAGCACTTCCTGGCAAAATGTCCTCAACCCATTCCCAATATCCTTGAGTATGACGATATTCACCAGTTACCTCCATAGTGTTTCCCCAATGTATATCACCTTTGAGTATTCAATGTCCTAAGCAAGAATTGGTGCTCGCAATATTCAATTGACGTTGGTTGAGAGTCAGAAGAAGCCATACTTTAATCGATCAGTTAGCACCAATGTCATGTTTCAAAGTCCAATCTGACATATGGAGAGAATTTTGCAAGGGTGGCCACGGGTCTGCATACTTGCCAGCTGTTGGAGTTTTAGTCAATAGCCTAGTTAAAACTGTACCATCATCAGCCTCGATTAGGAGATACTTGTTTTTAGAGGATAAAGATGTAAAGTCTCTAAAGTGAACCGTCTCTGCAAGCTGCATAAACAAAAGAATCTTGGTCAAACACAACGTCAAAATTCAGAGGAAAAATACctcaacaaaaagaataaaaaaggtcCTCCGTGTTTTGGCTTTGGTGAAATATAGTCATGTATACATGAAGTCGAATTCGTCAGGTCTTAAGATAATGGacgcgaagttaaactctcgtacTTTAAGCTGACCTCTTAcggatttatccttaaaaggatatcaaaatttccatgccttaaggtggacagatttgtccctttgcacttTAAGCTAGCCTCTTAcgaatttatccttaaaagaatatcaaaatttccatgccttaaggtggacaaaatttatccctttgcaccttaaactAGCCTCTTataggtttatccttaaaaggatatcggaattttcatgccttaaggtggacaagatttgtccctttatACCTTAAGCTGGCATTCTGATGGATTTTTTATGTAAATGGaccatcttcaagcaaaattggtcgggtcttgagtTGGAAAAGTCTCGCACACCTTAAACCaacgtccaccgtcttcaagcaaaattggtctGGTCTTGAGGTGACAAAACCTCGCAtaccttaagccgacgtccaccaTCTTTAATCAAAATcggtcgggtcttgaggtgacgaagcctcgcacaccttaagccgacgtctACCGTCTTCAaacaaaattggtcgggtcttgaggtgacgaagcctcgcacagcttaagccgacgtccaccgtcttcaagaaaaattgatcgggtcttgaggtgacgaagcctcgcacaccttaagccgacATCCATCATCTTTAatcaaaattggtcgggtcttgaggtgatgaAGCCTCGCACACTTTAAGCCGATggccaccgtttccaagcaatataattattgtatattgCTATCTGTTTCAATCccacaagaaaaaagaagaagagagagaacaaaataaagaaaaagggaaaagtaaaagaaaggaataaaaataaatacctcaatattaattcttgaagctCGAAGAAAAGAAATCTCCAAAGAGTTTAACAATTTGATGCTTTGCATGGAAAAATATGAGGTATTTATAAGGGTCAGAAGGACCGGAATCAGTGTTAGTGTAGGAATAGAAATCATCCTTAATTTATAATTGGATATCCTAATAAAGGATGAATACGGAAGGTGGTGGCCGGGTATGATGTTAAATGGGATTAGGAGAAGCGTGAGGCGACAATTATTTTAATTCCAAAAGGAAACCAAATTGGATTGTATGATTGGTTGAgttattttaatctaaaaaggaaaagaaggtcGTTGGAGCCCACGTAATAATGTTAAATTGtcaaaagaaaaaggaacaaaGTCATTTGTTGCACTTGCATACATATATATGGTAAAGAATTTTGCATGTTTGGACGTGTTCATTTTAGTCACAATTTTATTTACGCATAAGTTTTGTgtaattaaaatatcaaattcatacttcaagtctagtctATAAAAAGATAAATCTTGAAGTAGGCGGCATTTTATGGACTACAAAATTTTATCCGTACAAAATTcagattttattaaattaaaaatagtctcaaataaatattttaaattaattatttaagttcaaacatatatggatttaaataaaattCTATCTTTATTcggctagtccattaatttgggctacaaataatgaatctattttgctaagtccaagatattgtcatattctagaggcccaaaggAGTGCCACGTATCAAATAACGTGGCATGTCAAGTCAAGaaaaggagccaataggaccttgccacatatcaaaatgatgcaacagatccaataaaatcaaagcccataaaaggtattatgtcacttaaatctgattggtcaagggaagtccatcttcatcatgactcttctctttccacaactataagtaggggtctcataattcagaaaaaaggaccccagaactctaacaagtagcaagagaaagttcgtggatcaaacgccgcaatttctctaaaaaagctcaagcattcaaatcaagttcatcaagattcaagatcaagatcgcaatattcaagaacaagctcaaaagcccttgaattcaagaacaagtcaagatcaaatcccttAAGTcaatcaaatcaagttcaaattcaagatcaagctttaagcccttgaatttatatttgaaaaggcgaatcagaggattcatagagattgtaacacccgcacatcaaaattaataaattgattgttgtaatattttattgtctcaattatttattttttttgactcaaaattttactgtccaataGTATCATAAAGTAATATACTATTTCTAAtacattttataattttagaatacATTGTGTATTTAATGTATTATATGACTTATATGTCATGAATAACCTGTTTAACAAACAGATATTCTTAATCAATAACATATACTCCTCACCCGTGTGTTATGCATACCTGCGATTCATTTTGAACTTCAATGTTGTTTGTTGGTAAAGATGGATCAGAAAGATTTACTTTCTGTGAAAGCTCAACAGACTGTATTGCAACGTCTGTTATGGAAATTTCAATTATGATGTTATCTATGAATTCCTGAAATGCAACAATCAAAATCACACTACTAGACTCCTGAAAGATGAAAATTATTAGATACAACgtaccaaaaattttaaaattatttaggtGTAAAAGAACCCATATCATATATATGGGCTGAAAGATCTGTAATTTTATATCTATGAATTTGATCTTAATAGAACTCATTTTATACTCAAATGTTATTGTGTATCATAAAATAGTACAATATTTCTGATATATTTGACCGATATATCAAACTTAATTTCATGAATATGTCATTTATGTTATATATCATGCAAAATTTATTTAACAGGTAGATTTTTCCAATTAATAACATACACTCCACAAACAGTTTTTAATGCGTACCTTCTGTTCGTGTTGAACTTCAATGGTCTTCGTAGGTATAGCTAGGTCATGAAAAATGAATTTATGAGAAGGATCAACCTTAGTTTTTCATCCAACTTTCGGTGTCCAGTAGAGCCAGGGTTTGCATCATCATTCTGGTACACAAAATTGcattatattagaaaataatatACAATACACATTTTTAAATGTTCAATTGATTTACCTTCTCCGGTATATCCTTTGATTGTTCTTTCAGAGTTTTTAATTTATCACCATCTGACTCATTCTTTATCACATCTCTATTTGAACTGTCGACGTCATTAACAACatgaaaaacatatattttttaataggataattatataaaaaatttaaggtGATTAAATTAAAAGTTACTTTTTGAGGAGCATCATGTTTCTCTTTCACAGCTGACATCATCTCTTCATGTtgctttttcatctttttatggTGCCTTTTCATTAATGCTTCAATGTGATCAAATCTTTTGTCAACCTTCATAAGTAAACAAAGTACATTTGATATGTCAAGCTAGccaattttaaatataaaaatacatgtaGCACTTACATATGTCTTGACAAATGATTCTATTGCATCCATATCAACTTTAAGCAAAAGTTGCTCATGATGCATGCCTCCAGACACATTAATTTTCTGTGTAGACATCTTGAGCTTGTTCATTGATTGGGTCAACAAATGATTTTGATGTGCCCTGAGGTGATACATTGATTTTTTTGACAGATGAGGAAGCATTAATCTTTTCTTGAACAATCACAAATTCTTTTCGCTCAGggtctttctttcttctttttgaaggCGGGGTCAATGATCTATCAGACATAGTCTTTGACTTTGTTAACATTTCGATCAGTGGTTGGATAGTAAAATCAGCAAAATCATCCGAATGTAACGAACAAACTGTCATTGTTACtttatgatcaattttttttGCTGACCACGACATGTGGACGGTAAAGTTGAATTGACAGGATCATTCAAATCCACACTAGCATGATTTGGCAATTGAAGATAATTCATCTCATTTACCGTAGGACTTAGGCTGGTATACACATATTATAAttaagattgaaaaaaataacaacttcaaaataatgaaaataagagcaataatgtaacattattttacttaaCAACTAGTAATGTATCATAAATTATACAGTTATGTATCATGTATCATACAAGTACTGTAATGTATCATAGACCAGTGAAAAAACTATTTTGATGAGGACATTGATATAGAAGATGTACGTTCTACAAAAATATTTCTGTATGAATGAGTTACATGCTTCAacatttatttacaaaaaaaaatataatggaAACATAAATTAAACTTCCATGTATgtgacataaaacaccaaaaacgATGAACATACCTAAAAATTACCTtgctaaatattttattcataaactTCTCAAATTTAGGCTTTGTTCCAACCTCAAATCAGTTACATATCCTCGGTATACGATTACCGATACGATAAGCAATGCCTTTATCTACTTCAGAATAACATTCCTATATTTACACGTTGAGAACGTGTAGCATTTCTTCTAAACGATAAAGTTGCTTTTCAATGAAGAAGTCTTGTCTCAATGAATTCATCAACTTGTCGAAAGCAATCTTTCCCCATGGATAGTGTTTATATCGGCCATCCTCGACCAAATTGAATTCTAAAAAACTAGCGAATGCATCATTAGATTCAGATAACAAATACGTATGAATGAAAACAATATGGTCATCCACAGTGCATCTTGAATATTGTCAAAAAATTTCATCTTAAATAGTTTAATCagtttttttttagatatttcatTTTTTGCCTCTGAAAAATACTTTGTCAATAACAAAGAGGGCTTTGAAGTCGGATACTGAAACACTTCAGTGTTTGCGGTGCTATTCAGACCACTAATGAAAGCAAATTCAAAAAGAGTAAACTTCAGCATTGTTCCCTTCACATATACATGAAATTCATTTGGGTTATCTCATAGAAACTCAAGCATCAATAAGCATTTGGTTATTTGaccttgaaaatttgatttaGGCATATCaataaatacaccaaaatatgtCTCCTTAAATATATTGAGTACTTTTTACCCACATAACTCTCAACATCAGTAGCAAAGTTATGATTACACGAAATGTCAAACCTCAGTGGATGAGGTGGAACAATTTTGATCACATATTTCATCCCCTACATTAAGAAACAATGGACATATTATAACGGTTACAAAGAATAacaaagatatatttatttttataatacaaaTCTTAATATTATATCTATGTCTGATACTCACTAATTTGAATGTATcagatgaaaaaaattacaaatcaaattcaaaatatactATGTATCAGAAATAATGATATATCTCATACCTATATATCATACTCAGTATGCTGAATGTATCAGGTCTAAACAAACTAAAATCACATACCccttccatttaaaaaagaatgacctagtttgacttggcacgaagtttaagaaaataagatgacttttgaatcttgtggtcttaaattaaagatatgtgaaatgtaccaaaatacccttcaatcttgtggtcttaaacatgccacgtggaaagttaaaagttaaaagttactaaaaaggaaagggatcattcttttttaaacggactaaaaagaaaagtaggtcattctttttgaaacgggaGAGTATAAATTTAAGTATGTGTCATATAAATCTAAAATCTCGATAAAATTAGATCTAtgtatcataataagtatattaaATGTATCAAGTATAAAACTGAACCAAAATCACATATAAGTTGTATTATGTATCATAAAGCATGCAAGAAGCAAAATCACATGTAAATTTTATGATGTATCAGAATGCATGCACTGTACATTGAATGTATCAGGTGTATAAAGAAgcaaaatcacatgaaaattgCATGATGTATCAGAACACATGCACTGTCATAGTAACTTTATAATTATTTACCAGGTTCAATATTAACATTAACATTTGTTACattttgtattatgatacatAATTATAATGTATGTTGGAGAAATTCAtctatcaaatacataaataacatatcTTTTGTAATGAGTCTCTTTTTactactttttttcttcttctctttaaaATAGCAACAACAGGCTTTTTTTGTTTAGCACCAACAATATCCCGTAACTTCTTCATCATTATAGGATCGTTTCGATGCTTAGATctattttcacaaaaatcactGTCTTCATAATCGAAGTGATCAGGAACAAACCCAATACCAATTTCAATAGAAGTTGTTGAATACAATTGAGTAAGACCCAAAGTAAAAGATGGTCCTGATTCCATTAATGttgttaaaatgaataaagaatataaaattgaaaaataatttcttcAGTTTCTAAACGAATATACAAAAGCATCAATTGGAAACAAACTAACCTccaattaattttgaataattaagTTAATTGAGTAAAAGTGTGGAAGTTGTTACTTCAATGTCGTTGTAATGGAGAATAACCAATGTtgcatcaaaaataaaattttgacgtAAACTTAATCATTATAACCATGATTTAGGGCGAAAATATAGGAGTTGTGTGTTGTGTTGAACAACGTATAATAATGTATCTTATAATGATcgtattttgtgatttagaagggattttataataaatttagtAGGACGGGATTTTaagtaattttgaaaatttaaggTGTTGATTTATGTAATATCAAAAACGGGATTTTGGCGAAAACTTAGCCATTATAACCGTGATTTAGGGCGAAAATAAAGAAGTTATGTGTTGTGTTCAACAGTGTATAGTAATGTATCTGATATAGGAcgtattttgtgatttagaaaGAATTTTTGTAATAAGTTTAGTAGGATGAAATTTTAAGTAATATTAAAAACTTAAGGTGTAGATTTATGTAATTTTACCTAGAACTTTACTATAACTATTAATGGTTCCTTAATTACTCAGGCatcatattaaatatatattgttgCTTCATaggaaaatttaattttagaaatagTCAAATGTAATTTTTTATATGAAGGAATTAGAAGCAGACATTCCaattaattgaattttaaataCATTATGTATATTATACGGACTAAAAGCAATTTTTTACCAATAATTCAGGGTCGAAATGTGTTATTATCCCAGTAGCTAATTGTTGGTGAAGATTGTCGATGGCATGACATTGCTAAATCAATCAGATGCTACCTAAGATTAATTATGTCTCACGAAAAATTACATGAATTGATTATGTTgttaattgaaaatttaaaaaatgatactATCAAACTATAATTAACtacttttaagaaaatataatttagtTCTATTTTGGGTCACATTTTTTACTAAGCCGCCTATTGGTTCTTGAAAAGTTATATATACTAAGTAAATTTTTTGAACACAAATACATGACATAGACTAGGGTATTCGTATGGAGGAAATTAATTTTCGATTTTTCCATGATCGTTTagtgaattttgaaaaatattttctttgaaaaaataagttcttaaaaatgaggaaaatgactttccagagaaaaaaagaaacaagttgCACCTTATTGTCCACGTCACCCTCCAACATACTTCATCTTCCTCCCATCTTGTAGCCCTCATCCACACCACCTCACCGCACACCCTTCACTGATCATCACCCTTACCTCACATAGTATTTGTCTTGATTAGAAACTcgattatttttcttaaaacattttgcatagaaaatatttttcttcgtaTCGAACACACCCAATCTATTAAATTCTGCCGAACCCACAAATAAAACGGTAGCTCTGCCCTGACACGAGACACAACAGCAAATAACTATTATTGATAAAATgttaaattttttccttcttgaATAGAAAAAATGGAATGTTATAAAACTTGGAATAAATTATaccaagaaagaaaataaaagagagcTCCAAGTTTCACACAAAGAAAAGAGTAGTTGGTACagtaaagctcccgctatgtgcgGGGATCGAGAAAAGGTCCGACCACGAGTTTCACACAAACGATGTTCATATTATACTACATTGCATTTGTGTAATATACATAGGAATATGTACATGTACAATAACTTGTAGTTATTCATAGGACCACAGCATTCCATTCGGAATTGTAGACTGTAGattatctataaaataaaatGCTTAGCTCTCATCTGTGAGTCTTGAAAGCAGATAGAGGCAGCCAGAGCAAAGAAGCACAGAAGCTGCAAAGCAAAGTAGATCAAATGGTGAATTTATAACAGCCCTCTTGCTCTTGTCAAACAAACCGATGAGAAGAAGCATCACGATAACATGTCCTATTTTGGTTTTCAGCCCGCTCACAGTACTTATTTCCAACCATCGCGGTCGTTCCTGGCAATTTAGTAACATATACAAAACATGAATCATATTCTGTGGAAAGAATGTTCAAGCAAGAATGAGCCTATATGacctactccctccgtttcaattttTTTGTCTGATTTTTACTTGatatggagtttaagaaagtaacgaagacttttgaatcttgttgtCTTAAAAATGCCATGTTAGAATTTAAAAAagggactaaaaaggaaaataagacaAACGAATTAAGTAATATTCTTTGCATGGACTACTTGATGGAAACTTTGAGCTTCTATTTACATTTCCATTATTTACGACTACTACTTGAGTTCATCCCTTCAAAGGGGTTTCCCTTTTAACTTGAGGAGCTATACATTGGTGATCCTAAAAAACAATTACTCGTAAATGCATGAGATTAGTTTCTCAGACTCTCCAAAATGttgcgtgtcggatcctccacaaatgcactacttttggaggatccaacacgcACCTAGATTTTTGAAGATTCCAAACAACATAACATGAGATTCATTGAAAAGTAGGTAACTCTATGAATTGCATCAGCATAGAGCAAGAAACTTCAGGAGCACCAACATATAAAACCAGGAAACAGATTTGTGCATGTGTTACTCGGTGTTTGGCACAACTACGTAGCTCATAAAAACACTTCTCGGATTGCTGAAACTAACCTTTAGAGTGAACATGCCGAAGAGATTTGATCTATTTGGAGTTGTCTCCCCTGACGTTGATTTTCCTTGGTCAAGGTTGCTGATGAAGAGCTCATACAGGCCCATCCCGAAGACTAACATCACTGTTCCTAACAGGTAAATATCTAGAGGAAATATAATACATCGTCAGGAACttaaactattgaaattgaaattaaGAGATTGTGTTATGGTAGAAGTCATATAGCATATTCGACCTAAGGGTGAATATGCAAGGAGGATGACAGTATAAAACTATAACGTGCATCAGGAGCTACTCTGCATACTATTGCTTAGCTTAATATGTTACATTAAAACTATTTCCTCACCTTAGGTGCACAATTTGATTTCAAGTCAGGATATATATATTCTTGGttgtcacaaaaaaaaaaaaaatcaggatATATACTCTTTATTCATCAAGGTGAAGGACTTGAAGGTTCTCAGCTCTATTCCCTAAAAGATTTATTCCCCAAGTGTCACCTGGATCTTAAATGGAACACAGCTTTCAATCTGTTCAACGCAATGCAATCAACCAATCAACGCACTGAGTCTCAAACTAGTCGGTGCCAACTGTCAACTATATGTTACATTTTTCATGAACACAAGACGAAGGATTCAAATTTCACAATGGGGTGACAAGGTGAATTCACTGTTAAACATAGTGTTCTCTGCTCAGACAAGAATATAAACCGTTTTGTCATTGGTTAGTTGCTTAAAGCACAAAAAAGGAAGCAATCACAGCAGCACTCTACAAACATGGTCTGAATAAAAAACTGAAGCATCCCTTTTTGACAAAAGGAGAACAATTCCTTTTCTGTCATGGTATTTAGTAGATCTCATATCTAATTGCATTAGAGAAACCCACAATTTTGTATATAGAAATATCGAGAATCTCATTTACTAATTTAGCTAAAAGTCGACATCATTACTAAGAAAAGGACCTCTTTATGAGGGCAGTGGCTTGCTAGTTgctttatcttatctttattgGCAATAACATGAGAtagaaaagaagataaatatacTGCATTGACAAGAAGGAacagaaaaagtaattaatgacgCACCTATAGCTTCAACAAGATACACAATAACCTTAGCTCGGCTTGCAAAGTACCCTTGGAATGATTCTATCACACATGAACATCCCTGCTTATGGAGAAACAAGtcaatttaatattttactaGTATGTTCAAGATATTAATACTTAGAAGGTTATATTTATGATAGAAAAATATCAAAGCTTGGAGGATTTTGACATTAATCCGGAAATAATGTACTTTACAACCTCCGGATTacttattctcttctttttctcagGACAGGGTTGCAGTGGCATACACAACATTTGAAACAGTAGTAGCAGGTAGAAGGATTAAAGATATGCACTGACTAATAAAACCTATGGTCCCATGCGGATAAGACCCGATATTGTGACAATTTAGTAATCTAAAAGTTCTTGTGAAGAATCTCTGCTCCACACTTGTACTCTTAGGTTTTAGTACATTATATAAAGCATAAGCGTTAATATAAAAGTAAGGACAACATTATAGCCTGGAAACCAAGGGTAAACAAGAGTCTATATGTAACATAGAACTCTCCTTGATTTGTCACATAGTGTTCTGGTTTTACATATGATTGGTTTACAAAGCTAAAATTTTCTTTCACCGGAGTCCAATGGAGAAAAAGAGGATAGAAGAAACAAAAGAATCACCTGCTCTAAGAGGACATGAACTTTTATCTGATGTATGAGACATTCACACTAGAAGCAGGTAAATGAAGcatacacataacaaaaatcCTATCTCAAAACTACCGATCACTCGCCCAACATGAGGGGTCAGATTGACACAAATTACCACATTACTTCGTTGTTGTTTCTGTTCTTTTCTGGATGTACTATACTGCTTTCTGTATTACTTGAATTGTTTTCTCCATTGCCATATTTCCTTTTACCATAACTACTTTGATTTACTGctcttgagctgagggtcttcCACGAGAtagggtaaggtctgcatacactttaccctccctagacccccgCTTGTGGAATTTCACTAGgcggtatattattgttgttgtaatctgTATTGATCTTCAAATCACAAGGACTAAAAAAGTATATATTCCATACCACCATGCAACAAATTAATCACATCTTCCCCACCCACACAATTTACTAACAAATTAGGTAAGATTTTGAAGGTAGAACCTCTACATTTCCTCATTTCTAAGCCCATAGGAGATGAGGCCAAAAGATTACCAACTAAAAGAATTACAGCCTGA is a genomic window containing:
- the LOC107871077 gene encoding uncharacterized protein LOC107871077 yields the protein MKPCSIRSSSTNLKTPIFTCKNSKVVKWAPMFQLSGFELPVSLSTVRCTHSTVHAQSPVIQSDSNTSVFHIHKEKVEGVEKNVEKVIYSCRFFAILAVWGSLIGSFLCFIKGCSCVIESFQGYFASRAKVIVYLVEAIDIYLLGTVMLVFGMGLYELFISNLDQGKSTSGETTPNRSNLFGMFTLKERPRWLEISTVSGLKTKIGHVIVMLLLIGLFDKSKRAVINSPFDLLCFAASVLLCSGCLYLLSRLTDES